cacaaggtggacctgtgtaatgttcatgctgtttaatcagcttcttgatatgccacacctgtaaggtggatggataatcttggcaaaggagggatgtaaagaaatgtgtgcacatattgaacatttctgcgatcttttatttcagctcatgaaacttgggatcaacactttacattttgggtttatatttttgttcagtatatataaagAGACACTGGCATCATGCATCCTAAATATATTTGTATACTGACCACAAGAGGGAACTCTAACTCCACTTCTGAAATGTGGATTCCATTTTACAGAAGCTAGCCATTCTTTGTATACCTGCTGGTTTCCACAACACAAGAACTCAGACAAGCAATCATGATAGAAATCTCAGTTTATTAAATTAGATataggcatttaaaaaaaataaaattattaCCAACTTTCTGAttttcctgccccccccccccatatgctCAAAAGCAAGTTGAATATGCTGCAGGCATTCAGAGTAAGAAACCCCCTCCTAGGtttttagaatgtattttattgaTTTCACCATCTATAACTTTGAGCCTTTTTGACATGTTTGGTGTATTGAGGCTCAATATGTTTTCAGTGTGGCTAGGTACGCCTCTGGATCATTGGGGGCAAGTATGCCTTTTAACAAGCGTCTTTCTAACACAATGACAAGTTCCTGTACTCTCCAAAACCGTTCGCATCCTCCAAGACATTACCTAAACAAATAAACCGTCCCGTCACCACATCTTTGTAAATTCAACTACCCACCCACACATTTAACCCTAAGTGTTGAAAAGCATGCGGAGTACAATGGGAGAGCATGATATATATAAAGAAAATCAGTCCAGTATTTCCCTCCATTGGCTAAAGCGAGTCAGTACATTGTAGAAAATGAACGGCTGCTACCACAGTTATAAAACAGGAGAGACGGGGAGCACGCAAGGAAAGGATCAGTGTTATTCTTTTCCCTCTAATAAAAGTGGTTCTGTTTAATACAGTGGAAATATCGACTCAGTGTTGTGAAGCTGACCAGAAGGAAAAGTGCATTAAAAGCTGCTGTGATGATAGCAGACGTGTTAGAAAGGAGGCATAGACCCCGAAAAAAAAGGAGCTAGTTAAGTCTGAGACAGAAAACATTTACATTCACGGAGGGAACTGAGTTTGATCCAAAGGGACATTCCTGCACTTTCCAGAGTAAGGGACAGTCACAGTGGTTCACGCCTTTCCAAGGAAAACATGTTATGGCGCATGAAGGTTTAGCAGTCCTGTTTTCTTAGATAGTATTGAAGATTTTAAATATTTATTAGGTTTAAATCCAGTTTCACTCTTGCCCGTTATAGAATGAGTCGAGGAGTAATTTCCTCCACATCTCCTTTAAGGGATTTTGTGCTTACTTTAATCACTTTTCAGTCATGAGCTTCATAGCCTCCATCTTCTCTTagttcatcccccctctccctcagtcCTGGATACAGTCCACTCGGTTCCCATGCACCCAGTAACAGATCTGGGCAAACTTCAGTGGGGTGAATCTCACAGCCACGTTGTAGTCTCGGTTCTCCCCGTCAATCTCCAGCCACTGGTGTCCAGAGAAGATGCCGATGACTTTCCTCTCCCACCGTTCCAGAGCCGTGTCCCACACGCGACCGTACACCCCCGAGCCGCTGGCCCCCGGCCGGGCATCACAATGCTGGTAGATCAGGTCGTTAGACTCATCCTCCACAGGACAAAAGCGGTAGACCAGCTCCCCAGGCCTGTCACTGTCAAACCCAGAGAAGTGGATGCGTTTCCCTGCCAGGTCGTCAGAGGAAGGAGCCACAGACAGACGCATGAAGGGCCGGCGGTGGGGCCAACGCAGTTCCAGGAGGGCGTAGTCAAAGTCCATGCTGACCTCCTGGGGGCCCTGGATCCAGCCTTTGGGGACACGAGTGCTTTTGACCCGGACCCAGCGCACCAGGGGTATCTTGGTGGGGGTCTGACTGGGCTTGGTGCCGTTGATGTACGGAGGAGTCAGGAAGCCCACCCTCAGTTTACGGGCTCCCTTGACGTAATCCTTCCCATCATGCACGCAGTGGGCAGCGGTCAGAACGTGGCGTTGAGACACCAGGATCCCGGTGCAGCCGGTGGAGATCCTCACAGCTGTGGAGAACGGGTAGTCCAACAGGAAGTGGTCACCGCGGATGTTGAAGCGCCCATCAGCCCCGTAAATCTGTCGTTTCTGACGCCTGTGCCGACTGGTAACTCTCCATCCTCTCATTGGTGGTGGTTGAAGGGCAGGACTGATGGTTCCCTCATAATCATCCTCCACATCCATAGTGGTGAGGGTACGAGAACCATCCGCATAG
The Oncorhynchus mykiss isolate Arlee chromosome 31, USDA_OmykA_1.1, whole genome shotgun sequence genome window above contains:
- the LOC110504987 gene encoding serine protease 23: MSPHLNSGLAHPSTSVLLLSLLLPLSLSSRALLHQDPVHLPSLVPHVPLPLSRSRFSAQTQLDFTTHCNASCYHKGEQERRREHLTEQLAFETLYADGSRTLTTMDVEDDYEGTISPALQPPPMRGWRVTSRHRRQKRQIYGADGRFNIRGDHFLLDYPFSTAVRISTGCTGILVSQRHVLTAAHCVHDGKDYVKGARKLRVGFLTPPYINGTKPSQTPTKIPLVRWVRVKSTRVPKGWIQGPQEVSMDFDYALLELRWPHRRPFMRLSVAPSSDDLAGKRIHFSGFDSDRPGELVYRFCPVEDESNDLIYQHCDARPGASGSGVYGRVWDTALERWERKVIGIFSGHQWLEIDGENRDYNVAVRFTPLKFAQICYWVHGNRVDCIQD